A genomic window from Periophthalmus magnuspinnatus isolate fPerMag1 chromosome 16, fPerMag1.2.pri, whole genome shotgun sequence includes:
- the LOC117383869 gene encoding prostaglandin reductase 3-like: protein MSTSSLLSLRSGTAVLRLFGARRGGKGALSCGLSVPARHYIIDMSYSAHFMDYRGTSIPGSMKKLVVTKLSPHFREAVSVQTVAVPTPGNEELLVRNRFVGINASDINYSAGRYDPTVKPPFDAGFEGIGEVVGLGLRASSEYTIGDTVAYFRNGAFAEYTVVPAKESVRIPLVKPEFLTLLVSGATAYIALKRLGDLTKGETVLVTAAAGGTGQFAVQFAKQAGCHVIGTCSSNEKAGFLKSIGCDRPINYKVENLSETLRKEYPKGIDVVYESVGGSTLELAVNCLAKKGRLIVIGFISGYQSASGIPAFKGATLPVKLLQKSASMRGFFLPHFLSDYGEALAKMMQLMAKGKLVCEVDCGDLVEEGRFSGLESVFRAVDYMYAGKNLGKVVVEVAPAAQSTSKL, encoded by the exons ATGTCCACGTCTTCATTGCTTTCTCTAAGAAGCGGCACGGCTGTGCTTCGCTTATTCGGAGCGAGACGAGGAGGAAAAGGGGCACTTTCGTGCGGACTTTCTGTGCCTGCTCGGCACTACATCATAGACATGTCCTACTCCGCGCACTTCATGGATTACCGAGGGACCTCTATACCCGGCTCTATGAAAAAGCTAGTAGTTACCAAGCTTAGTCCACATTTCCGAGAGGCTGTTTCCGTACAAACCGTGGCCGTGCCGACACCAGGAAACGAGGAGCTGCTCGTTAGAAATCG TTTTGTGGGAATCAACGCCTCTGACATAAATTACTCTGCTGGACGCTATGACCCCACAGTGAAACCTCCTTTTGATGCTGGTTTTGAAGGAATCGGCGAGGTCGTTGGCCTTGGCCTCAGAGCCAGCTCAGAGTACACCATCGGGGACACTGTGGCCTACTTCCGCAACGGGGCATTTGCCGAGTACACAGTAGTGCCAGCCAAGGAGAGTGTACGCATCCCCTTAGTCAAACCTGAGTTCCTCACTTTGCTGGTCAGTGGAGCTACTGCTTATATTGCACTGAAACGTCTGGGAGATCTGACCAAAGGTGAGACTGTGTTGGTCACAGCAGCTGCAGGAGGAACTGGACAGTTTGCAGTGCAGTTTGCCAAGCAGGCCGGGTGCCATGTTATCGGGACTTGTTCCTCTAATGAGAAAGCTGGCTTCCTCAAATCCATTGGTTGTGACAGACCAATCAACTACAAAGTGGAAAACCTGAGCGAGACGCTGAGGAAAGAGTACCCAAAAGGCATAGATGTGGTGTATGAATCTGTCGGTGGCAGTACATTAGAGCTGGCGGTGAATTGTTTGGCTAAAAAGGGGAGACTCATAGTTATTGGCTTCATCTCAGGGTACCAGTCTGCTTCAGGGATCCCAGCCTTTAAAGGAGCCACGCTGCCGGTCAAGCTGCTGCAGAAGTCGGCTAGCATGCGTGGTTTCTTCCTGCCTCATTTCTTAAGCGACTATGGAGAGGCGCTGGCTAAAATGATGCAGCTGATGGCCAAAGGGAAGCTGGTGTGTGAGGTGGACTGTGGGGATTTGGTAGAGGAGGGGAGGTTCTCAGGTCTGGAGTCAGTGTTTCGAGCTGTGGACTACATGTATGCTGGGAAAAACCTGGGCAAGGTGGTGGTGGAGGTAGCACCTGCCGCGCAGAGCACTAGTAAACTGTGA